The following coding sequences lie in one Aspergillus puulaauensis MK2 DNA, chromosome 3, nearly complete sequence genomic window:
- a CDS encoding dihydroneopterin aldolase (COG:H;~EggNog:ENOG410Q4KA;~InterPro:IPR043133,IPR006157;~PFAM:PF02152;~go_function: GO:0004150 - dihydroneopterin aldolase activity [Evidence IEA];~go_process: GO:0006760 - folic acid-containing compound metabolic process [Evidence IEA]) has product MAEQRVNVHIPSRPSVLDSVRLRNIQLPLPAAPDPWHRPGKPQPCTASLKLSYSSAVAAADADDVSLSIDYGKLSRRLEEDIRNMTASNKHSGAPHPPPGHHMISVEGSRREEMLGADAGEDVRLTAGVVANCALGLLEETAAGVRRMAHVHQTRRRSSASASVPAPAAPNNNNPASLSSSGGPIDDVYGQCEVWLHLPKALLRAENGLHYRSSTVWGYRNGGVTGGDLASGSDRCPVVLEEEFKIEGIRCYCILGVNSHERVEKQAVIISLEFRGPGQLAWGSTVVDTYQAMTRAVAERVEETSFQTVEALATSVARIVTVDFANERVTVRVEKPSALAFVEASGVEVTRSQAFFERST; this is encoded by the exons ATGGCCGAACAACGAGTGAACGTCCACATTCCTTCCAGGCCCTCCGTGCTCGACAGCGTCCGCCTCCGCAACATCCAACTCCCCCTCCCCGCAGCACCAGACCCATGGCACCGCCCCGGTAAACCCCAGCCCTGCACTGCATCCCTAAAGCTCTCCTACTCTTCTGCCGTGGCAgccgccgatgccgacgaTGTATCCCTCTCCATCGATTACGGGAAGCTCTCCCGCCGGCTAGAAGAAGATATCCGCAACATGACCGCGAGTAACAAGCACAGCGGAGCCCCTCACCCGCCTCCAGGCCACCACATGATCAGCGTCGAGGGAAGCCGGCGCGAGGAGATGCTCGGCGCGGACGCCGGCGAAGACGTGCGCCTGACCGCGGGGGTTGTCGCGAATTGCGCACTCGGACTGCTTGAGGAGACAGCGGCTGGGGTACGGCGGATGGCGCACGTGCATCAGACTCGGCGGCGAAGCagtgcatctgcatctgtgCCTGCGCCTGCAGCCCCAAATAACAATAACCCGGCCtcgttgtcgtcgtctgGTGGGCCTATTGATGACGTCTACGGGCAGTGTGAGGTCTGGCTGCATTTGCCGAAGGCGTTGCTTCGTGCAGAGAATGGGCTTCACTATCGCAGTTCTACAGTGTGGGGATATAGAAATGGAGGTGTGACTGGTGGGGATCTGGCTAGTGGATCAGACCGGTGTCCTGTggtcttggaggaggagttcAAGATCGAGGGGATTAGGTGCTACTGTATTCTTGGGGTAAACTCGCATGAGCGGGTTGAGAAGCAGGCTGTGATCATCTCGTTAGAATTCAGGGGGCCTGGACAGTTGGCTTGGGGGTCGACTGTGGTGGATACGTATCAGGCTATGACGAGGGCTGTTGCTGAA CGCGTGGAAGAGACTTCATTCCAGACGGTCGAGGCACTGGCGACGTCTGTAGCCCGTATTGTGACGGTGGACTTTGCTAATGAGCGAGTGACGGTAAGAGTTGAAAAACCGAGCGCGCTGGCATTTGTGGAGGCCTCTGGGGTGGAAGTTACCCGGTCTCAAGCGTTCTTTGAGAGGTCAACATGA
- a CDS encoding putative pre-RNA splicing factor Srp2 (COG:A;~EggNog:ENOG410PGT2;~InterPro:IPR000504,IPR012677,IPR035979;~PFAM:PF00076;~go_function: GO:0003676 - nucleic acid binding [Evidence IEA]): protein MTEVSSTRLYLGNLPRNVTKQDIEEHFSTHGTGKITEIKLMNGFGFIEYEDAMDARDIVPAFHGSDFKGERLTVQFARGPRRKETFQAPADRPNVPRPRRTIFRMMITGLPETSWQDLKDFARQSGLDVVYSETGREPGRGFVEFETANDLKTAVEKLDNRDFKGSRVTCIPDIQPYDDRSYRDPYRSRSPRRGYPPMDEYDRRYSVPRGYSPRGHFRERSPIPIRRDYYAEGYGRRTPPRARLEDYPPRRYDDPYAVPPPPRYDDPYAPPPRPYGRPRTPPRGEYAPYERRYW, encoded by the exons ATGACTGAAGTCTCTTCCACCCGACTCTATCTCGGGAACCTTCCCCGCAATG TGACCAAGCAGGATATCGAAGAACATTTCAGCACCCATGGCACCGGAAAGATCACGGAGATCAAGCTTATGAATGGCTTCGGATTTATAGAATACGAAGATGCGATGGATGCAAGAGATATTGTCCCTG CGTTTC ACGGTAGCGACTTCAAAGGAGAGCGCCTCACTGTGCAATTTGCTAGAGGACCCCGTCGCAAGGAGACTTTCCAAGCTCCCGCGGACCGCCCTAATGtgcctcgtcctcgccgcaCAATCTTTCGTATGATGATAACCGGCCTTCCGGAAACAAGCTGGCAG GATCTCAAAGATTTTGCCCGCCAGTCTGGCCTAGACGTTGTTTATTCAGAGACCGGCCGTGAGCCTGGAAGAGG TTTTGTTGAATTCGAAACTGCGAATGACCTGAAGACCGCagtcgagaagctcgataACCGAGACTTCAAAGGCTCCAGAGTGACCTGTATTCCTGAT ATCCAGCCGTATGATGACAGGTCTTACCGTGATCCATACCGATCCCGGTCTCCGCGCCGAGGCTATCCCCCGATGGATGAGTATGACCGCAGATACTCAGTGCCTCGAGGGTACAGTCCCCGGGGCCATTTCCGTGAACGGTCTCCTATACCCATTCGCCGAGATTACTATGCCGAAGGTTATGGACGTCGTACTCCACCTCGTGCTAGGCTTGAGGACtatcctcctcgtcgttaTGACGACCCGTATGCcgttccaccaccgcctcgCTACGACGACCCCTATGCTCCTCCCCCAAGACCTTATGGACGACCCCGAACTCCACCGCGGGGTGAGTACGCCCCGTATGAGCGGCGCTACTGGTAA
- a CDS encoding electron-transferring-flavoprotein dehydrogenase (BUSCO:EOG092619EA;~COG:C;~EggNog:ENOG410PFF4;~InterPro:IPR040156,IPR036188,IPR017896;~PFAM:PF13450,PF05187;~go_function: GO:0004174 - electron-transferring-flavoprotein dehydrogenase activity [Evidence IEA];~go_process: GO:0022900 - electron transport chain [Evidence IEA]) — MASRGVVLRLLRREARSNPSRFSRPSSTLCSAPRVSTTASGKRTSIRCSALSTPSQTRAFSQSISRKLTDENGHFDPRQVERESDEVDVCIVGGGPAGLAAAIRLKQLANEAGNEEFRVILLEKAGEVGAHILSGNVLEPSAMNDLLPDWLSKENPSRFEGATPAKEDKMRFLTQNSSIPIPSPPQMNNHGNYIISLNELTKWLAERAEELGVEIYAGFAASEIVYNAEGAVKGVATNDLGVARDGKAKDTFERGMEFHARVTLLGEGCHGSLTKQVTKRYDLRRDSQPQTYGLGVKEIWEIQPEKFKSGEITHSMGYPLPKDTYGGAWMYHFGENMVSIGLVVGLDYPNPWLSPYGEFQKLKHHPLFRDVLEGGKCISYGARALNEGGFQSIPKCAFPGGALIGDSAGFLNVPKIKGTHTAMRSAMLAAESTFNALKDDAGGTVFLFDYEDALRKSSIWKELYEVRNMRPSFSTPLGLYGGIMYSGLEAYILRGRTPWTLKHHSTDAAATKPASECEKIEYPKPDGKISFDILTSVSRTGTNHEEDQPVHLQVKDWDKHTEIAWPKYKGVENRFCPAGVYEYVEDSTKPLGVRFQINAQNCIHCKTCDIKVPTQDINWQTPQGGEGPKYFMT, encoded by the exons ATGGCTTCGAGAGGAGTCGTCTTGCGTCTTTTGAGACGCGAGGCGCGGTCAAACCCCTCTCGATTCTCAAGGCCATCCTCAACGTTATGCTCTGCTCCACGAGTTTCAACCACAGCCTCCGGCAAACGAACTAGTATCCGCTGCTCGGCCCTTTCAACACCGAGCCAGACTCGCGCATTTTCGCAGTCGATATCAAGAAAACTTACCGATGAGAACGGTCATTTTGATCCGCGACAGGTTGAGAGAGAGTCAGACGAGGTGGACGTTTGTATTGTCGGCGGCG GTCCTGCGGGTCTCGCTGCTGCCATTCGATTAAAACAACTTGCCAATGAAGCTGGAAATGAAGAATTCCGAGTTATCCTCTTGGAGAAGGCCGGTGAAGTCGGTGCACATATTTTGTCAGGCAACGTCCTTGAACCTTCTGCCATGAACGATTTGTTACCAGACTGGCTGTCGAAAGAAAATCCTTCGCGATTCGAGGGCGCTACACCGGCTAAGGAGGATAAAATGCGGTTTTTGACGCAAAACTCATCAATTCCGATCCCGTCACCGCCGCAGATGAACAACCATGGGAACTATATCATCAGCTTGAATGAGCTGACGAagtggctggctgagcgGGCTGAGGAGCTGGGAGTTGAGATATACGCCGGATTTGCTGCGAGCGAAATCGTTTACAACGCAGAAGGTGCGGTGAAAGGTGTAGCAACGAACGATCTCGGTGTCGCTCGGGACGGTAAAGCTAAAGATACCTTTGAACGAGGAATGGAGTTCCATGCCCGCGTCACCCTCCTCGGAGAGGGCTGCCACGGTAGCTTGACCAAGCAGGTTACCAAGAGGTACGATCTTAGACGCGATAGCCAACCGCAGACATACGGTCTTGGTGTAAAGGAGATTTGGGAAATTCAACCCGAGAAGTTCAAGTCGGGCGAGATTACACATTCCATGGGGTACCCATTACCAAAGGATACCTACGGTGGAGCTTGGATGTATCATTTTGGCGAGAACATGGTCAGCATTGGTTTAGTTGTCGGCCTTGATTATCCGAACCCTTGGTTGTCTCCATACGGGGAATTCCAGAAGCTCAAGCACCATCCTCTGTTCCGCGATGTGTTGGAAGGCGGAAAGTGCATTTCGTACGGCGCCCGAGCATTGAACGAGGGTGGTTTCCAGTCGATCCCCAAATGTGCTTTTCCAGGAGGTGCATTGATTGGCGATAGCGCCGGATTTCTCAACGTCCCAAAGATTAAGGGAACGCATACCGCGATGAGGTCGGCAATGTTGGCTGCAGAGTCCACATTCAACGCCCTTAAGGACGACGCTGGCGGCACCGTCTTCCTGTTCGATTATGAAGATGCTCTGCGTAAGTCTTCAATTTGGAAGGAGCTATACGAGGTCCGAAACATGCGACCTTCTTTCAGCACTCCTCTTGGTCTTTATGGAGGTATTATGTATTCCGGTCTCGAAGCCTATATTCTCCGGGGCCGCACACCATGGACGCTGAAGCACCACAGCACAGATGCGGCAGCGACCAAGCCGGCTTCTGAGTGCGAGAAGATCGAGTATCCCAAGCCTGACGGCAAGATCAGCTTTGACATTCTGACCAGCGTCAGCCGAACGGGTACCAAtcatgaagaagaccagccTGTGCATTTGCAGGTGAAGGATTGGGATAAACACACAGAAATTGCCTGGCCCAAATACAAGGGCGTTGAGAACCGCTTCTGCCCTGCTGGAGTGTACGAATATGTAGAGGATTCAACCAAACCACTCGGTGTTCGCTTCCAGATCAATGCTCAAAA CTGTATTCATTGCAAGACATGTGACATCAAGGTCCCGACCCAGGATATCAACTGGCAAACCCCTCAAGGTGGAGAAGGTCCGAAATACTTTATGACATAG
- the SPT15 gene encoding TBP family protein (BUSCO:EOG09264HTG;~COG:K;~EggNog:ENOG410PFIH;~InterPro:IPR030491,IPR000814,IPR033710,IPR012295;~PFAM:PF00352;~go_function: GO:0003677 - DNA binding [Evidence IEA];~go_process: GO:0006352 - DNA-templated transcription, initiation [Evidence IEA]), which translates to MDSLTTHPSNAQQARAFTSPSSLSFPGGTTFPGGADLTPPSEKDPNLAAGAQGANGANGNVNGQQQGANAANGNGVTPATPAATPGASAPGSGIVPTLQNIVATVNLDCRLDLKTIALHARNAEYNPKRFAAVIMRIREPKTTALIFASGKMVVTGAKSEDDSKLASRKYARIIQKLGFNAKFTDFKIQNIVGSCDIKFPIRLEGLASRHHNFSSYEPELFPGLIYRMMKPKIVLLIFVSGKIVLTGAKVREEIYQAFELIYPVLSDFRKV; encoded by the exons ATGGACTCTCTCACGACCCATCCGTCGAATGCGCAGCAGGCTCGTGCCTTCACTTCCCCGTCATCCCTGTCGTTCCCTGGTGGTACTACCTTTCCTGGCGGTGCCGATTTGACTCCTCCTTCCGAGAAGGATCCGAACTTGGCCGCGGGTGCTCAAGGTGCGAATGGTGCGAACGGGAATGTGAacggccagcagcagggagCAAATGCCGCAAATGGCAATGGGGTGACGCCCGCTACTCCGGCTGCGACTCCTGGTGCCAGTGCTCCAGGGAGTGGTATCGTGCCTACGTTGCA AAACATTGTCGCCACAGTCAACCTTGACTGCCGTCTTGATCTGAAGACCATCGCGCTTCACGCTAGAAACGCGGAATACAACCCAAAG CGTTTCGCGGCCGTTATCATGCGTATCCGAGAGCCCAAGACTACTGCCTTGATCTTCGCCTCTGGCAAGATGGTGGTTACTGGTGCCAAGTCTGAAGACGATTCCAAGTTGGCTTCGAGGAAATATGCTCGTATTATTCAAAAGCTGGGTTTCAATGCCAAGTTCACGGATTTCAAGATCCAGAACATCGTGGGTTCCTGTGACATCAAGTTCCCTATTCGCTTGGAAGGTCTGGCGAGTCGCCACCACAACTTCAGTTCTTACGAGCCGGAGTTGTTCCCAGGTCTTATCTACCGTATGATGAAGCCGAAGATTGTGCTTCTGATCTTCGTCAGCGGGAAGATCGTCCTGACTGGAGCCAAGGTCCGTGAAGAAATTTATCAGGCCTTCGAGCTCATCTATCCTGTGCTCTCTG ATTTCCGTAAGGTCTGA
- a CDS encoding NAD(P)/FAD-dependent oxidoreductase (COG:E;~EggNog:ENOG410PKH1;~InterPro:IPR006076,IPR036188;~PFAM:PF01266;~go_function: GO:0016491 - oxidoreductase activity [Evidence IEA];~go_process: GO:0055114 - oxidation-reduction process [Evidence IEA]) — protein sequence MALPENILIVGGGVFGLSTAQSLSERHPNSKITLLEASPTIPNPHGSSVDTSRIIRADYSNPTYSKLAAQATDLWRRTEWGHEGRYTQNGLLLVYPDGDSTAKEYTTKSYHNVTELGEEAQLLPTKADVLRAAPAYGESLNVAGGYVNWSSGWADAEAGVRFAKEKLDKEGKVHFVTGEVSRLLFSPKDNRTVTGVVLNNDKKEAITADLVILATGAWTASLIDLRGRAVSTGQAIAYMRISDEEQRLLENMPTILNFATGIFIIPPRNNLLKIARHAYGYHNPKAVTVPSSTTSTGEKMQVSLPEKGVPIPLEGEAAFRVALKQLLPTFADRPFVDTRICWYTDTPKGDFIVTPHPTYPSLFLATGGSGHAYKFFPVIGDKVVDALEGKLDPELRELWQWPEAMDEDNFEGTEDGSRSGSKRLVLMEELAKSKKERRVGVL from the exons ATGGCGCTCCCTGAGAATATTCTGATTGTCGGAGGAGGGGTTTTCGGAT TGTCTACGGCCCAGTCCCTTTCCGAACGTCACCCAAACAGCAAAATCACACTCCTCGAGGCGTCTCCCACAATCCCCAACCCGCACGGCTCTTCCGTTGACACATCCCGGATTATACGAGCCGACTACTCCAATCCCACATACTCAAAACTCGCAGCCCAAGCAACTGACCTCTGGCGCCGCACTGAATGGGGCCATGAGGGCCGATACACCCAAAACGGCCTTCTGCTTGTCTACCCGGACGGAGACTCCACGGCGAAGGAGTACACAACGAAATCCTACCACAACGTTACGGAACTCGGCGAGGAAGCCCAGCTCTTACCGACAAAGGCAGACGTTCTCCGTGCTGCTCCAGCATACGGCGAATCCCTCAATGTCGCAGGCGGCTACGTGAACTGGAGCTCCGGCTGGGCAGATGCAGAAGCAGGTGTGCGCTTCGCAaaggagaagctcgacaAGGAGGGCAAAGTCCACTTCGTGACAGGCGAAGTCTCCCgactcctcttctcccccaaGGACAACCGCACCGTAACCGGCGTCGTCCTCAACAACGACAAGAAAGAAGCCATCACCGCCgacctcgtcatcctcgcaACAGGCGCCTGGACAGCCTCCCTAATCGACCTGCGTGGCCGCGCCGTTTCAACAGGTCAAGCAATCGCCTACATGCGCATCTCAGACGAGGAGCAGCGCCTCCTCGAGAACATGCCTACAATCCTGAACTTCGCAACAggcatcttcatcattcCTCCGCGAAACAACCTCCTCAAAATCGCCCGCCACGCTTACGGCTATCATAACCCCAAGGCCGTTACAGTGCCGagctcaacaacatccaccGGCGAGAAAATGCAGGTCAGTCTCCCGGAGAAGGGCGTGCCCATCCCGCTCGAGGGCGAAGCTGCTTTTAGAGTTGCCCTCAAACAACTCCTTCCCACCTTCGCCGATAGACCGTTCGTCGATACCCGTATCTGCTGGTACACTGATAC CCCCAAAGGCGACTTCATCGTAACCCCCCACCCAACATATCCGTCTCTCTTTCTCGCAACCGGCGGCAGCGGGCACGCATACAAGTTCTTCCCCGTCATCGGCGACAAAGTCGTTGACGCCCTGGAGGGCAAGCTCGACCCCGAGCTGCGCGAGTTATGGCAGTGGCCGGAAGCTATGGATGAGGATAACTTCGAGGGAACGGAGGACGGGAGTCGCTCGGGAAGTAAGCGGTTGGTGctgatggaggagttggcgaagtcgaagaaggagCGGAGGGTAGGTGTGCTATAG
- a CDS encoding class I SAM-dependent methyltransferase (COG:Q;~EggNog:ENOG410PGYN;~InterPro:IPR027034,IPR029063;~PFAM:PF13489,PF08241,PF13649): MSASRAGRSALKAAKGPTAAPSRTAKKPNPGAASSRHTSPPLPKRANPHLLNLNAAPGTQATHRVPPRAMTILGVSVLAMSTYCGYLYTSYRREVAQAQSMAVPEDVSDRYNHTAGTFDADVEMSEKLMRLGAKRRELVQRARGDVLEVSCGTGRNLEYYELGEKRMVDEKGRAGVRGCRSVTFVDLSPEMVAMTRTKFEKLHPGFAGTGRVEFRAQDARDVPPPPRPHAQGQGGQGGYYDTIVQTMGLCSMPDPAGALKHLGTITEPQQGRILLIEHGRSHYDWLNRVLDNLAPAHADRHGCWWNRDIGQIVQASGLEVVEEQRWHFGTTWRYVLRPRRQ, from the exons ATGAGCGCATCCAGAGCAGGACGAAGCGCCCTGAAAGCGGCCAAAGGCCCAACTGCCGCTCCATCGCGAACCGCCAAAAAGCCAAACCCTGGCGCAGCATCATCGCGACACACAAG TCCGCCGCTACCCAAGCGAGCAAATCCACATCTATTGAATCTCAATGCCGCGCCAGGGACCCAGGCGACTCATCGCGTGCCCCCAAGGGCAATGACCATACTTGGCGTCAGCGTACTCGCCATGAGCACCTACTGCGGGTATCTATACACCTCGTACCGCCGCGAAGTCGCGCAGGCCCAGTCTATGGCTGTCCCAGAGGACGTATCAGACCGGTATAACCATACCGCGGGGACATTCGACGCCGACGTCGAGATGTCGGAGAAACTAATGCGCTTGGGCGCGAAACGCCGCGAGCTTGTACAGCGGGCGAGAGGGGATGTGCTGGAGGTTAGTTGCGGGACAGGCAGGAATCTGGAGTACTACGAGCTGGGTGAGAAGAGGATGGTCGATGAGAAGGGTCGAGCCGGGGTGCGAGGGTGCCGGTCTGTTACGTTTGTGGACTTGAGCCCGGAGATGGttgcgatgacgaggacgaagttTGAGAAGTTGCATCCTGGGTTTGCTGGGACGGGGAGGGTTGAGTTTCGGGCGCAGGACGCGAGGGAtgtccctcctccccctcgaCCGCATGCCCAGGGGCAAGGGGGCCAGGGTGGGTATTATGATACTATTGTGCAAACTATGGGACTGTGCTCGATGCCGGACCCTGCGGGGGCCTTGAAACATTTGGGGACGATCACAGAACCGCAGCAGGGCCGCATATTGCTGATAGAGCATGGTCGGTCCCATTACGACTGGCTGAATCGCGTGTTGGATAACCTGGCTCCTGCGCATGCGGACCGGCATGGGTGCTGGTGGAACCGGGATATTGGACAGATTGTTCAAGCCAGTGGgttggaggttgttgaggagcagCGATGGCATTTTGGAACAACGTGGAGATATGTTTTGCGGCCAAGGCGTCAGTAG
- a CDS encoding uncharacterized protein (COG:S;~EggNog:ENOG410PMW9), whose product MPYNTRRKSLSLPLLGIHLPNTSRRSPSTSKPVHATDENTPPSKKVKRSHDSATSSPEPTEHGTNSKRQTNTVRPSGRRATVEQTPPLSPSDGGVAPKIDLEGINDDIVVGVIEQLEKTANRPHLVKELAAVLITFNDNVANSANPAALLSSRLSTYMKRPWTALAPCPLAKELIPIHPRKVYYYLTTHARQPIPESSDDVIIPGIEGKAPTPSVSSVDDEEDSLARQRSPSPEVDLSSPDFEEGDIDLDACGGSGSARHSPEFPDHRHTRVVHSHRAVSPPLEGDEKEFTQTASAVRERASEQKASQLAQAKGGYSALTEALQGLDDMSMSISGTPVDGSPLSSLGDDEMSQAQDNYFSPEHRESHSSLQEQLQQQDLDETAATALFGTSPSPSLTSVALSVSSGTSAASDDGSDIESGPGSLGNAPRIALPEDPSLARMSTLKRSIDMLDDEIPGLDIGMADLAEDKVAVNAMMPLNLSSEMVLDSWRELQSPESVDVDELDEMFGEI is encoded by the exons ATGCCCTACAATACTCGCCGCAAGTCCTTGTCTCTTCCGCTACTGGGCATTCATCTTCCAAACACATCTCGTCGCTCTCCTTCAACCTCAAAACCGGTTCACGCGACCGACGAGAACACTCCTCCTTCCAAAAAGGTAAAGAGATCGCATGACTCGGCCACTTCGTCGCCAGAGCCTACAGAACATGGCACAAACTCGAAGCGACAGACGAATACTGTTCGCCCGTCTGGCAGACGCGCGACAGTGGAACAAACTCCTCCTTTATCGCCCTCTGATGGCGGTGTCGCACCCAAGATCGACCTCGAAGGTATCAACGACGACATCGTGGTTGGTGTGATTGAGCAGTTGGAAAAGACCGCCAATCGCCCTCACTTGGTCAAAGAGCTGGCTGCGGTTCTCATCACTTTCAACGACAATGTGGCGAA TTCTGCAAACCCTGCTGCCCTACTCTCCTCCCGTCTAAGCACTTATATGAAGCGCCCATGGACAGCGCTAGCGCCGTGTCCTTTGGCGAAGGAGCTCATTCCGATACACCCTCGCAAGGTGTATTACTATCTCACAACCCATGCGCGCCAGCCTATACCCGAGAGTTCCGACGATGTCATTATACCCGGTATCGAAGGCAAAGCCCCGACGCCTAGTGTATCTAGTGtagatgacgaggaggattcTCTGGCGCGGCAGCGCTCTCCAAGCCCCGAGGTTGATTTGTCTTCTCCTGATTTCGAGGAAGGAGACATTGACTTGGATGCTTGTGGCGGATCCGGTAGCGCGAGACACAGCCCGGAGTTCCCTGACCATCGCCACACGCGAGTTGTTCACTCACATCGTGCGGTTTCTCCACCATTGGAGGGCGATGAGAAGGAGTTTACGCAAACGGCTAGCGCTGTTCGCGAGCGGGCCTCCGAGCAAAAAGCCAGCCAACTTGCGCAAGCCAAGGGTGGATACTCGGCTCTCACAGAGGCCCTCCAGGGGTTGGACGACATGAGTATGAGCATCTCGGGAACACCTGTTGATGGCAgccctctctcctccctcgggGACGATGAAATGTCCCAAGCTCAGGATAATTACTTTTCCCCTGAGCACCGTGAATCGCACTCCTCTCTCCAAGAACAGCTGCAACAACAGGATCTTGATGAAACTGCTGCAACTGCCCTGTTCGGcacctctccttctccttcactcACATCCGTTGCGCTGTCCGTCTCGTCTGGCACGAGTGCGGCTTCGGATGATGGTTCGGATATTGAGAGCGGGCCCGGTTCTCTCGGAAATGCTCCGCGCATCGCTCTTCCGGAAGATCCGAGCCTGGCGCGTATGTCGACACTCAAGAGGTCAATAGACATGCTGGACGATGAAATTCCTGGCCTAGACATAGGAATGGCGGATCTCGCAGAGGATAAAGTAGCTGTGAACGCTATGATGCCTCTGAACCTCTCTTCTGAGATGGTTCTCGACTCTTGGCGGGAGCTACAAAGCCCGGAAAGTGTGGACGTCGACGAACTTGATGAGATGTTCGGCGAGATCTAA